Proteins found in one Oncorhynchus mykiss isolate Arlee chromosome 17, USDA_OmykA_1.1, whole genome shotgun sequence genomic segment:
- the LOC110495038 gene encoding myosin heavy chain, fast skeletal muscle-like isoform X1, with protein sequence MSTDAEMQIYGKAAIYLRKSEKERMEAQAAPFDSKNSCYVADKAELYLKGLVTARAEGKCTVTVTKPDGTKEEGKVFKDADIYEMNPPKYDKIEDMAMMTYLNEASVLYNLKERYAAWMIYTYSGLFCATVNPYKWLPVYDAEVVNAYRGKKRMEAPPHIFSVSDNAFQFMLIDKENQSVLITGESGAGKTVNTKRVIQYFATIAVSGGEKKKEVDPSKMQGSLEDQIIAANPLLEAYGNAKTVRNDNSSRFGKFIRIHFQGGKLAKADIETYLLEKSRVSFQLPDERGYHIFFQMMTGHKPDIVEMALITTNPYDFPMCSQGQIAVASIDDKEELDATDDAITILGFTNDEKIGIYKLTGAVVHHGNLKFKQKQREEQAEPDGTEVADKIGYLLGLNSAEMLKALCYPRVKVGNEYVTKGQTVPQVNNSVMALAKSIYERMFLWMVIRINEMLDTKNPRQFYIGVLDIAGFEIFDYNSMEQLCINFTNEKLQQFFNHTMFVLEQEEYKKEGIVWAFIDFGMDLAACIELIEKPLGIFSILEEECMFPKSSDTTFKDKLYSQHLGKTQAFEKPKPAKGKAEAHFSLVHYAGTVDYNITGWLEKNKDPLNDSVCQLYGKSGVKILAALYPAAPPEDTTKKGGKKKGGSMQTVSSQFRENLHKLMTNLRSTHPHFVRCLIPNESKTPGLMENFLVIHQLRCNGVLEGIRICRKGFPSRIIYADFKQRYKVLNASVIPEGQFMDNKKASEKLLGSIDVNHEDYKFGHTKVFFKAGLLGVLEEMRDEKLATLVGMVQALSRGFLMRREFTKMMERRDSIFAIQYNIRSFMNVKTWPWMKLYFKIKPLLQSAETEKELANMKENYEKMTADLAKALSTKKQMEEKLVALMQEKNDLALQVASEGESLNDAEERCEGLIKSKIQLEAKLKETTERLEDEEEINAELTAKKRKLEDECSELKKDIDDLELTLAKVEKEKHATENKVKNLTEEMASMDESVAKLTKEKKALQEAHQQTLDDLQAEEDKVNTLTKAKTKLEQQVDDLEGSLEQEKKLRMDLERAKRKLEGDLKLAQESIMDLENDKQQADEKIKKKEFETTQLLSKIEDEQSLGAQLQKKIKELQARIEELEEEIEAERAARAKVEKQRADLSRELEEISERLEEAGGATAAQIEMNKKREAEFQKLRRDLEESTLQHEATAAALRKKQADSVAELGEQIDNLQRVKQKLEKEKSEYKMEIDDLSSNMEAVAKAKGNLEKMCRTLEDQLSELKTKNDENVRQVNDISGQRARLLTENGEFGRQLEEKEALVSQLTRGKQAFTQQVEELKRAIEEEVKAKNALAHGVQSARHDCDLLREQFEEEQEAKAELQRGMSKANSEVAQWRTKYETDAIQRTEELEEAKKKLAQRLQDAEETIEATNSKCASLEKTKQRLQGEVEDLMIDVERANAMAANLDKKQRNFDKVLAEWKQKYEEGQAELEGAQKEARSMSTELFKMKNSYEEALDHLETLKRENKNLQQEISDLTEQIGETGKSIHELEKAKKTVETEKSEIQTALEEAEGTLEHEESKILRVQLELNQIKGEVDRKIAEKDEEMEQIKRNSQRVVDSMQSTLDSEVRSRNDALRVKKKMEGDLNEMEIQLSHSNRQAAEAQKQLRNVQGQLKDAQLHLDDAVRVAEDMKEQAAMVERRNGLMVAEIEELRVALEQTERGRKVAETELVDASERVGLLHSQNTSLLNTKKKLETDLVQVQGEVDDIVQEARNAEEKAKKAITDAAMMAEELKKEQDTSSHLERMKKNLEVTVKDLQHRLDEAENLAMKGGKKQLQKLESRVRELETEVEAEQRRGVDAVKGVRKYERRVKELTYQTEEDKKNVNRLQDLVDKLQMKVKAYKRQAEEAEEAANQHMSKFRKVQHELEEAEERADIAETQVNKLRAKTRDSGKGKEVAE encoded by the exons ATGAGTACGGACGCTGAGATGCAAATCTACGGCAAGGCTGCCATATACCTTCGTAAGTCTGAGAAGGAGCGGATGGAGGCACAAGCCGCACCCTTTGATTCAAAGAACTCCTGCTATGTGGCAGACAAGGCGGAGCTGTACCTTAAGGGTCTGGTCACTGCCAGGGCTGAAGGGAAGTGTACTGTGACAGTGACGAAACCTGACGGCACTAAGGAG GAAGGAAAAGTGTTCAAAGATGCAGACATCTATGAGATGAACCCCCCTAAGTACGACAAGATTGAGGACATGGCCATGATGACCTACCTGAATGAAGCCTCTGTGTTGTATAACCTCAAAGAGCGTTATGCAGCATGGATGATCTAT ACCTACTCTGGGCTCTTCTGTGCCACGGTGAACCCCTACAAGTGGCTCCCAGTGTACGACGCAGAGGTTGTCAACGCCtacagagggaagaagaggatggAGGCTCCACCCCATATCTTTTCTGTCTCTGACAACGCCTTTCAGTTCATGCTGATTG ataaggAGAACCAGTCCGTCCTGATTAC TGGAGAATCCGGTGCAGGAAAGACTGTCAACACCAAGCGTGTCATCCAGTACTTTGCCACCATTGCAGTGTCtggtggagagaagaagaaggaagtAGACCCCAGCAAAATGCAG GGGTCTCTTGAGGATCAGATCATTGCAGCTAACCCTCTGCTGGAGGCTTACGGTAATGCCAAGACAGTGAGGAACGACAACTCGTCTCGCTTT GGTAAATTCATCAGGATTCACTTCCAAGGTGGTAAACTGGCTAAAGCTGACATTGAAACCT ACCTGCTGGAGAAGTCCAGAGTGTCCTTCCAGCTGCCCGATGAGAGAGGCTACCACATCTTCTTCCAGATGATGACAGGCCACAAACCTGACATAGTTG AAATGGCGCTCATCACCACCAACCCCTACGACTTCCCCATGTGTAGCCAGGGTCAGATCGCTGTGGCCAGCATCGACGACAAGGAAGAGCTGGATGCCACAGAT GATGCCATTACAATCCTGGGCTTCACTAATGATGAGAAGATTGGCATCTACAAGCTGACAGGAGCTGTAGTGCACCATGGAAACTTGAAATTCAAGCAGAAGCAGCGTGAGGAGCAGGCCGAGCCAGACGGCACAGAGG tggctGATAAAATTGGCTACCTGCTGGGCCTGAACTCAGCTGAGATGTTGAAGGCTCTGTGCTACCCCAGAGTGAAGGTCGGCAACGAGTATGTGACCAAGGGACAGACTGTGCCTCAG GTTAATAACTCAGTCATGGCTCTGGCCAAGTCCATCTATGAGAGGATGTTCTTGTGGATGGTCATCCGTATCAATGAGATGTTGGACACCAAGAATCCAAGGCAGTTCTATATCGGTGTGCTTGACATTGCCGGGTTTGAGATCTTTGAC TACAACAGCATGGAGCAGCTGTGCATCAACTTCACCAATGAGAAACTGCAacagtttttcaaccacaccatgtTCGTCCTGGAGCAAGAGGAGTACAAGAAGGAGGGAATCGTTTGGGCCTTCATTGACTTCGGCATGGACTTGGCTGCCTGCATTGAGCTTATTGAGAAG CCATTGGGCATCTTCTCCATCCTTGAAGAGGAGTGCATGTTCCCCAAGTCTTCAGACACTACCTTCAAGGACAAGCTGTACTCCCAGCATCTTGGTAAAACACAGGCGTTTGAGAAGCCCAAGCCTGCCAAAGGCAAGGCAGAGGCCCACTTCTCCCTGGTGCACTACGCCGGAACTGTGGACTACAACATCACTGGGTGGCTGGAGAAGAACAAGGATCCCCTGAACGACTCAGTATGTCAACTGTACGGGAAGTCAGGAGTCAAAATTCTGGCTGCCCTGTATCCTGCTGCCCCACCTGAGG ATACAACCAAGAAAGGAGGCAAGAAGAAGGGTGGTTCCATGCAGACTGTGTCCTCCCAGTTCAGG GAGAACTTACATAAGCTGATGACCAACTTGAGGAGCACTCATCCTCACTTTGTGCGCTGCCTGATCCCCAATGAGTCAAAGACTCCAG GTCTGATGGAGAACTTCCTGGTTATCCACCAGCTCAGGTGTAATGGTGTACTGGAGGGTATCAGGATCTGCAGAAAGGGCTTCCCCAGCAGAATTATCTATGCTGATTTCAAGCAGag GTACAAAGTACTGAATGCCAGCGTCATCCCTGAGGGCCAGTTCATGGACAACAAGAAGGCTTCTGAGAAGCTGCTTGGgtccattgatgtgaatcacgaggattacaagtttggacacaccaag GTGTTCTTCAAAGCCGGTCTGCTGGGTgtcctggaggagatgagagatgagaagcTGGCCACTCTGGTCGGCATGGTCCAGGCTCTCAGTCGTGGATTCCTCATGAGGAGAGAGTTCACcaagatgatggagaggag AGATTCCATCTTCGCCATCCAGTACAACATCCGCTCATTCATGAATGTCAAAACCTGGCCATGGATGAAGTTGTACTTCAAGATCAAGCCCCTGCTGCAGAGCGCTGAGACTGAGAAGGAGCTGGCCAACATGAAGGAGAACTATGAGAAGATGACGGCAGACCTGGCCAAGGCTCTGTCCACGAAGAAGCAAATGGAGGAGAAGTTGGTGGCCCTGATGCAGGAGAAGAATGACCTGGCACTCCAAGTCGCATCT GAAGGAGAGAGTCTGAACGATGCTGAGGAAAGGTGCGAGGGGCTCATCAAGAGCAAGATCCAGCTGGAGGCCAAACTCAAAGAGACAACCGAGaggctggaggatgaggaggagatcaATGCTGAGTTGACTGCCAAGAAGAGGAAGCTGGAGGATGAGTGTTCTGAGCTGAAGAAGGACATTGATGACCTGGAGCTCACCCTGGCCAAAGTGGAGAAGGAGAAGCACGCCACTGAAAACAAG GTTAAAAACTTGACAGAGGAGATGGCGTCTATGGATGAGAGTGTTGCCAAGCTGACCAAGGAGAAGAAAGCCCTCCAAGAGGCTCACCAGCAGACACTGGATgacctgcaggcagaggaggacaAAGTCAACACTCTGACCAAGGCCAAGACCAAGCTGGAACAGCAAGTGGACGAC CTTGAGGGTTCTCTGGAGCAAGAGAAGAAGCTCCGTATGGACCTTGAGAGAGCCAAGAGAAAGCTGGAGGGAGATCTGAAACTGGCCCAGGAGTCCATAATGGATCTGGAGAATGACAAGCAGCAAGCTGATGAGAAAATCAAGAA GAAGGAGTTTGAGACCACCCAGCTCCTCAGCAAGATTGAGGATGAGCAGTCTCTGGGAGCTCAGCTGCAGAAGAAGATCAAGGAACTCCAG GCCCGTattgaggagctggaggaggaaatTGAGGCTGAGCGTGCTGCCAGGGCTAAGGTTGAGAAGCAGAGGGCTGATCTCTCCAGGGAACTTGAGGAGATCAGCGAGAGGCTGGAGGAGGCCGGAGGCGCCACTGCTGCTCAGATTGAGATGAACAAGAAGCGTGAGGCTGAGTTCCAGAAGCTGCGTCGTGATCTTGAAGAGTCCACCCTGCAGCATGAGGCCACAGCCGCCGCTCTGCGCAAGAAGCAGGCCGACAGTGTGGCTGAGCTCGGGGAGCAGATCGACAACCTGCAGCGCGTTAAGCagaagctggagaaggagaagagcgaGTACAAGATGGAGATTGATGACCTCTCTAGCAACATGGAGGCCGTCGCCAAGGCTAAG GGCAATCTGGAGAAGATGTGCCGTACTCTTGAGGACCAGCTGAGTGAGCTCAAGACTAAGAATGATGAGAATGTTCGCCAGGTCAACGACATCAGCGGACAGAGGGCCAGACTCCTGACAGAAAATG GTGAGTTTGGCCgccagctggaggagaaggaaGCCCTGGTGTCTCAGCTGACCAGAGGAAAACAGGCCTTCACCCagcaggtggaggagctgaagaggGCGATTGAGGAGGAGGTCAAG gcTAAAAACGCACTGGCCCACGGTGTCCAGTCTGCCCGCCATGACTGTGACCTCCTGAGGGAGCAGtttgaggaggagcaggaggcaaAGGCAGAGCTGCAACGCGGCATGTCCAAGGCCAACAGTGAGGTGGCTCAGTGGAGGACTAAGTATGAAACTGATGCTATCCAGCGCACAGAGGAACTGGAGGAGGCCAA GAAGAAGCTGGCCCAGCGTCTGCAGGATGCTGAGGAGACCATTGAGGCGACCAACTCCAAATGTGCCTCCCTGGAGAAGACCAAGCAGAGGctgcagggagaggtggaggacctCATGATTGATGTTGAGAGAGCAAACGCAATGGCCGCCAACCTCGACAAGAAGCAGAGGAACTTTGACAAG GTTCTGGCAGAGTGGAAGCAGAAGTATGAGGAGGGCCAGGCTGAGCTGGAAGGAGCTCAGAAGGAGGCTCGCTCTATGAGCACTGAACTCTTCAAGATGAAGAACTCCTACGAGGAGGCTCTGGATCATCTGGAGActctgaagagagagaacaagaacctGCAAC AGGAGATCTCTGACCTGACTGAGCAGATCGGAGAGACTGGCAAGAGCATTCATGAGCTGGAGAAGGCCAAGAAGACCGTAGAGACAGAGAAGTCTGAGATCCAGACCGCTCTGGAGGAGGCTGAG GGAACACTGGAGCACGAGGAATCCAAGATTCTGCGTGTGCAGCTGGAGCTGAACCAGATCAAGGGTGAGGTGGACAGGAAGATCGCTGAGAAGGACGAGGAGATGGAGCAGATCAAGAGGAACAGCCAGAGGGTGGTTGACTCCATGCAGAGCACCCTGGACTCTGAGGTCAGGAGCAGGAATGATGCCCTGAGggtgaagaagaagatggagggagacctGAACGAGATGGAGATCCAGCTGAGCCACTCCAACAGGCAGGCCGCTGAGGCCCAGAAACAGCTGAGGAACGTCCAGGGACAGCTCAAG GATGCCCAATTGCACCTTGATGACGCCGTCCGTGTCGCAGAAGACATGAAGGAGCAGGCAGCCATGGTGGAGCGCAGAAACGGTCTGATGGTGGCTGAAATCGAGGAGCTGAGAGTTGCtctggagcagacagagagaggccgcAAAGTGGCTGAGACTGAGCTGGTAGACGCCAGCGAGCGTGTTGGACTGCTGCACTCCCAG AACACCAGCCTTCTGAACACCAAGAAGAAGCTGGAGACTGACCTGGTGCAGGTGCAGGGAGAGGTGGACGACATCGTCCAGGAGGCCAGGAATGCAGAGGAGAAGGCCAAAAAGGCCATCACTGAC GCGGCCATGATGGCtgaggagctgaagaaggagcaggACACCAGTTCTCACCTGGAGAGGATGAAGAAAAACCTGGAGGTCACAGTCAAGGACCTGCAGCACCGCCTGGATGAGGCTGAGAATCTGGCCATGAAGGGAGGCAAGAAGCAGCTCCAGAAACTGGAGTCCAGG GTGCGTGAGCTCGAGACTGAGGTGGAGGCCGAGCAGAGAAGAGGTGTAGACGCAGTCAAGGGAGTCCGCAAGTATGAGCGCAGAGTCAAGGAGCTCACTTACCAG ACTGAGGAGGATAAGAAGAACGTTAACAGACTTCAGGACCTGGTAGATAAGCTGCAGATGAAAGTGAAGGCCTACAAGAGGCAGGCTGAGGAAGCG GAGGAAGCAGCAAACCAGCACATGTCTAAGTTCAGGAAGGTTCAGCATGAGCTGGAGGAGGCTGAGGAGCGTGCTGACATCGCTGAGACTCAGGTCAACAAGCTCAGAGCCAAGACCCGTGACTCTGGAAAG